The following are encoded in a window of Pieris napi chromosome 23, ilPieNapi1.2, whole genome shotgun sequence genomic DNA:
- the LOC125061403 gene encoding uncharacterized protein LOC125061403 isoform X3, with product MTQVPLKVWIIAGASCFAVCAILVLATVVITRWGTTETYTTREIYEAPEPIYFPHPQSTESTDEIQYPILEKLSIFKNIVANRKPDLASKPQIHPLHDTTLHHAEKKIEKKDKPKAIPEFKPTLPDIFTNKHIKLSDGYIDLTYEDYYNDENLYDDYMQSNTMTSYLIEKVQELYEWINSDPTFVKKENSNFGEILKALNDSLIEGNVTIVMKKLRDVYFGDNYTVVNSGKPILKNSTSLLSFGILTLDVMLLHNIQLMAWENQEGSRNKMLKDPDVFAFNALFMEPSKVEAKRNEVLHYYENSKRQNARQDSDDEKNLLENVLEIGMSTARAAIHLGRAYKNTKMVLNQLSNREAVDTNIQNQMSRNIDANTHALNHLQTSFNDSSSVASSYYTDLDCVWLLYCKNLVATSKLNPPYGTMARINGLALRMLAGELVADRALDTMLYEALTGWTELRCADMFPKCSKSNAAGVVLDSILQPLRKAKNST from the exons atgactcaa GTGCCGCTGAAAGTGTGGATTATTGCCGGTGCATCATGCTTTGCTGTGTGCGCGATTCTTGTGCTTGCTACTGTTGTGATCACGCGGTGGGGTACCACCGAGACTTATACCACTAGAGAGATTTATGAAGCACCC GAACCAATATATTTCCCCCACCCACAATCCACGGAATCAACAGACGAAATACAATATCCTATATTGGAAAAACTATcgatattcaaaaatattgtcGCAAATCGGAAACCCGATCTAGCATCCAAACCACAAATCCACCCGCTACACGACACAACTTTACACCACGCGGAgaagaaaattgaaaagaaAGACAAACCCAAAGCTATACCAGAATTCAAACCAACACTACCAGACATATTCACCAACAAACATATAAAGCTCTCCGACGGGTACATAGACTTAACATATGAAGATTACTACAATGACGAAAATCTATACGACGATTACATGCAAAGCAATACAATGACAAGTTACTTGATAGAAAAAGTTCAAGAATTGTATGAATGGATAAATTCTGATCCCACATTTGTTAAGAAGGAAAACAGTAATTTCGGTGAGATATTGAAAGCCCTAAATGACAGTTTAATTGAGGGAAATGTCACGATTGTGATGAAGAAGCTGAGGGATGTTTACTTCGGTGATAATTATACGGTGGTGAATAGTGGGAAGCCGATTTTGAAGAATAGCACCAGCTTGCTCTCGTTTGGGATTTTGACGTTGGATGTTATGTTGTTGCATAACATACAGCTGATGGCTTGGGAGAATCAG GAAGGATCCCGTAACAAAATGCTCAAGGATCCAGATGTGTTCGCTTTTAACGCACTGTTCATGGAACCTAGTAAGGTGGAGGCGAAACGGAACGAAGTGCTgcattattatgaaaatag TAAACGCCAAAACGCACGTCAAGACTCTGATGATGAGAAGAATTTACTCGAAAACGTGTTGGAGATCGGAATGAGTACCGCCAGGGCCGCCATACATTTGGGACGGgcgtataaaaatacaaa aatGGTGTTAAACCAACTATCAAACCGTGAGGCGGTTGATACCAACATTCAAAATCAAATGTCCCGCAATATCGACGCCAACACGCACGCGCTTAACCATCTACAAACGTCATTTAATGACAGTTCCAGTGTTGCCAGCAGCTATTACACAGATTTGGACTGCGTTTGGCTTTTGTATTGTAAGAATTTAGTTGCTACGTCAAAATTAAATCCACCTTACGGGACTATGGCGAGGATTAATgg ATTAGCCCTAAGAATGTTAGCCGGTGAATTGGTAGCAGACCGGGCGCTGGACACAATGTTGTATGAAGCACTGACTGGCTGGACGGAGTTGAGGTGTGCTGATATGTTTCCAAA atGCAGCAAATCCAATGCGGCCGGGGTCGTTTTAGATTCGATATTACAGCCGTTGAGAAAAGCTAaaaattcgacgtaa
- the LOC125061403 gene encoding uncharacterized protein LOC125061403 isoform X2, with protein MTQAMFQYEYEKRASTTRETPVRSHEYYARRPLPPRPECDSLPAKTSVPLKVWIIAGASCFAVCAILVLATVVITRWGTTETYTTREIYEAPEPIYFPHPQSTESTDEIQYPILEKLSIFKNIVANRKPDLASKPQIHPLHDTTLHHAEKKIEKKDKPKAIPEFKPTLPDIFTNKHIKLSDGYIDLTYEDYYNDENLYDDYMQSNTMTSYLIEKVQELYEWINSDPTFVKKENSNFGEILKALNDSLIEGNVTIVMKKLRDVYFGDNYTVVNSGKPILKNSTSLLSFGILTLDVMLLHNIQLMAWENQEGSRNKMLKDPDVFAFNALFMEPSKVEAKRNEVLHYYENRMVLNQLSNREAVDTNIQNQMSRNIDANTHALNHLQTSFNDSSSVASSYYTDLDCVWLLYCKNLVATSKLNPPYGTMARINGLALRMLAGELVADRALDTMLYEALTGWTELRCADMFPKCSKSNAAGVVLDSILQPLRKAKNST; from the exons atgactcaa GCAATGTTCCAATACGAGTATGAAAAGCGTGCGTCGACTACACGTGAGACGCCCGTTCGGTCGCACGAGTACTACGCGCGCCGGCCTTTGCCCCCCAGACCGGAATGCGACTCTTTGCCTGCTAAAACTAGT GTGCCGCTGAAAGTGTGGATTATTGCCGGTGCATCATGCTTTGCTGTGTGCGCGATTCTTGTGCTTGCTACTGTTGTGATCACGCGGTGGGGTACCACCGAGACTTATACCACTAGAGAGATTTATGAAGCACCC GAACCAATATATTTCCCCCACCCACAATCCACGGAATCAACAGACGAAATACAATATCCTATATTGGAAAAACTATcgatattcaaaaatattgtcGCAAATCGGAAACCCGATCTAGCATCCAAACCACAAATCCACCCGCTACACGACACAACTTTACACCACGCGGAgaagaaaattgaaaagaaAGACAAACCCAAAGCTATACCAGAATTCAAACCAACACTACCAGACATATTCACCAACAAACATATAAAGCTCTCCGACGGGTACATAGACTTAACATATGAAGATTACTACAATGACGAAAATCTATACGACGATTACATGCAAAGCAATACAATGACAAGTTACTTGATAGAAAAAGTTCAAGAATTGTATGAATGGATAAATTCTGATCCCACATTTGTTAAGAAGGAAAACAGTAATTTCGGTGAGATATTGAAAGCCCTAAATGACAGTTTAATTGAGGGAAATGTCACGATTGTGATGAAGAAGCTGAGGGATGTTTACTTCGGTGATAATTATACGGTGGTGAATAGTGGGAAGCCGATTTTGAAGAATAGCACCAGCTTGCTCTCGTTTGGGATTTTGACGTTGGATGTTATGTTGTTGCATAACATACAGCTGATGGCTTGGGAGAATCAG GAAGGATCCCGTAACAAAATGCTCAAGGATCCAGATGTGTTCGCTTTTAACGCACTGTTCATGGAACCTAGTAAGGTGGAGGCGAAACGGAACGAAGTGCTgcattattatgaaaatag aatGGTGTTAAACCAACTATCAAACCGTGAGGCGGTTGATACCAACATTCAAAATCAAATGTCCCGCAATATCGACGCCAACACGCACGCGCTTAACCATCTACAAACGTCATTTAATGACAGTTCCAGTGTTGCCAGCAGCTATTACACAGATTTGGACTGCGTTTGGCTTTTGTATTGTAAGAATTTAGTTGCTACGTCAAAATTAAATCCACCTTACGGGACTATGGCGAGGATTAATgg ATTAGCCCTAAGAATGTTAGCCGGTGAATTGGTAGCAGACCGGGCGCTGGACACAATGTTGTATGAAGCACTGACTGGCTGGACGGAGTTGAGGTGTGCTGATATGTTTCCAAA atGCAGCAAATCCAATGCGGCCGGGGTCGTTTTAGATTCGATATTACAGCCGTTGAGAAAAGCTAaaaattcgacgtaa
- the LOC125061403 gene encoding uncharacterized protein LOC125061403 isoform X1, giving the protein MTQAMFQYEYEKRASTTRETPVRSHEYYARRPLPPRPECDSLPAKTSVPLKVWIIAGASCFAVCAILVLATVVITRWGTTETYTTREIYEAPEPIYFPHPQSTESTDEIQYPILEKLSIFKNIVANRKPDLASKPQIHPLHDTTLHHAEKKIEKKDKPKAIPEFKPTLPDIFTNKHIKLSDGYIDLTYEDYYNDENLYDDYMQSNTMTSYLIEKVQELYEWINSDPTFVKKENSNFGEILKALNDSLIEGNVTIVMKKLRDVYFGDNYTVVNSGKPILKNSTSLLSFGILTLDVMLLHNIQLMAWENQEGSRNKMLKDPDVFAFNALFMEPSKVEAKRNEVLHYYENSKRQNARQDSDDEKNLLENVLEIGMSTARAAIHLGRAYKNTKMVLNQLSNREAVDTNIQNQMSRNIDANTHALNHLQTSFNDSSSVASSYYTDLDCVWLLYCKNLVATSKLNPPYGTMARINGLALRMLAGELVADRALDTMLYEALTGWTELRCADMFPKCSKSNAAGVVLDSILQPLRKAKNST; this is encoded by the exons atgactcaa GCAATGTTCCAATACGAGTATGAAAAGCGTGCGTCGACTACACGTGAGACGCCCGTTCGGTCGCACGAGTACTACGCGCGCCGGCCTTTGCCCCCCAGACCGGAATGCGACTCTTTGCCTGCTAAAACTAGT GTGCCGCTGAAAGTGTGGATTATTGCCGGTGCATCATGCTTTGCTGTGTGCGCGATTCTTGTGCTTGCTACTGTTGTGATCACGCGGTGGGGTACCACCGAGACTTATACCACTAGAGAGATTTATGAAGCACCC GAACCAATATATTTCCCCCACCCACAATCCACGGAATCAACAGACGAAATACAATATCCTATATTGGAAAAACTATcgatattcaaaaatattgtcGCAAATCGGAAACCCGATCTAGCATCCAAACCACAAATCCACCCGCTACACGACACAACTTTACACCACGCGGAgaagaaaattgaaaagaaAGACAAACCCAAAGCTATACCAGAATTCAAACCAACACTACCAGACATATTCACCAACAAACATATAAAGCTCTCCGACGGGTACATAGACTTAACATATGAAGATTACTACAATGACGAAAATCTATACGACGATTACATGCAAAGCAATACAATGACAAGTTACTTGATAGAAAAAGTTCAAGAATTGTATGAATGGATAAATTCTGATCCCACATTTGTTAAGAAGGAAAACAGTAATTTCGGTGAGATATTGAAAGCCCTAAATGACAGTTTAATTGAGGGAAATGTCACGATTGTGATGAAGAAGCTGAGGGATGTTTACTTCGGTGATAATTATACGGTGGTGAATAGTGGGAAGCCGATTTTGAAGAATAGCACCAGCTTGCTCTCGTTTGGGATTTTGACGTTGGATGTTATGTTGTTGCATAACATACAGCTGATGGCTTGGGAGAATCAG GAAGGATCCCGTAACAAAATGCTCAAGGATCCAGATGTGTTCGCTTTTAACGCACTGTTCATGGAACCTAGTAAGGTGGAGGCGAAACGGAACGAAGTGCTgcattattatgaaaatag TAAACGCCAAAACGCACGTCAAGACTCTGATGATGAGAAGAATTTACTCGAAAACGTGTTGGAGATCGGAATGAGTACCGCCAGGGCCGCCATACATTTGGGACGGgcgtataaaaatacaaa aatGGTGTTAAACCAACTATCAAACCGTGAGGCGGTTGATACCAACATTCAAAATCAAATGTCCCGCAATATCGACGCCAACACGCACGCGCTTAACCATCTACAAACGTCATTTAATGACAGTTCCAGTGTTGCCAGCAGCTATTACACAGATTTGGACTGCGTTTGGCTTTTGTATTGTAAGAATTTAGTTGCTACGTCAAAATTAAATCCACCTTACGGGACTATGGCGAGGATTAATgg ATTAGCCCTAAGAATGTTAGCCGGTGAATTGGTAGCAGACCGGGCGCTGGACACAATGTTGTATGAAGCACTGACTGGCTGGACGGAGTTGAGGTGTGCTGATATGTTTCCAAA atGCAGCAAATCCAATGCGGCCGGGGTCGTTTTAGATTCGATATTACAGCCGTTGAGAAAAGCTAaaaattcgacgtaa